Below is a genomic region from Prolixibacteraceae bacterium.
TTCCACCTCATTTTTTACAGCATGCGAATGAACCAAATCCATAATCACAGACATCCCCAAACCATGAGCTGTATCAATCAAACGGCGTAACGAATCGGGAGAACCAAAACGAGACGATGGCGCATAAAAATTTGACACATGATACCCAAAACTACCATAATAAGGGTGCTCTGGGATAGCCATCAACTGAACCACATTATAGCCTGCACGATGAATACGAGGTAAAACATTATCCGTAAAATAGTCATAACTATGCACCTTCTCCTCTGGTCCAGACATCCCGACATGTGCTTCATATATCAATGCCGGTTCATCTGTAGAAGGAGAGGTATGCTTCCACTCATAAGTTGTAGGTGGAATATATTTTGCACTAAATGCTAAAGTCTCTTCGTCTTGAACAACATACTGTGCCCAAGCAGGAATCCGCCTTCCAGCACCACCTTCCCACTCCATCCATAATGCATACAGTGCATCCTTAGGCAAAGAGTCCTGAGGTACTTGAATAATCCAGTTACCAGAGTTTGTAGCAGTAAACTCAAACGATGAAGTAGGAGTCCAATTATTTTTGTCACATAATAAGAAAATACGCTTCGCATTCGGGGCCCATTCTCTGATCACAAGGTGTGCATCAAAACGATGGATACCATAATAGTCGTAACCTCGAGCAAAAGATCGAATATCCATCCCATTCAGAAACACCTCTTCACGTGCATCACAATAAGCATTCATCTTATCGATCTCCGCTGCATAAGGAGCCAACCAAGGGTCCGACGTGACGAAATTACTATTTTTCATAACCATGATAATTTAATAGGTTTGGTGTCCTTTCATTCAAATCAAAAGTTCAATATACACATATTTCCATAGAGTTAACCCTATTCTTTTTCGAAAAAACAACGAAAACCACAAGAAATTAAGGCATACGAATACATTCTTTGGTATCGCCAATAAAAGATTAACCAATACGCCTTCAAATGAAATAGACCCAAACAATCCACCCTCTCCGGCAAATAAAGATCATGTACATCTATCCAAAAGATCTACAACTCCCCTTCCTGAAGTGCACGCAATAGATCCTCCGGAGTATCAATCCCCATACCCTTATGGTCCGTTGTTTCCACATGAATATGATAGTCATTCTCCAACCAACGCAACTGCTCTAAAGACTCACACTGCTCCAATTTCGACGGCGCTAGTTTTGTAATCTTTCTCAACACATCACTACGATAACCATACATCCCTATATGACCCCAAAAATCCACCTTCTCAGGCCACAGTGATCTGTCCACACCACGAACGAATGGGATAGGACTACGACTAAAATAGATGGCCCTTTGCAACGGTGAAAAGATCACCTTCACCTGATTCATATCTTCCACAGTAGAGATCTCATGAATAGGATTAGCTAGTGTGGCAATATCCACCCTCTCCGTCTCAAAAGAACGGATTAACTGCTCCACTTGTGAAGGCAAGATAAATGGTTCGTCTCCTTGAATATTAATGACCACATCAAAAGATGTCGACAATTTTGCCTCGATCAAATCCAACGCTTCCGCAATACGATCAGTTCCACTAGGATGGTCACTACGTGTCATCACCACGTTTCCTCCAAAGTTATCAACATGTTTATAAATACGATCATCATCGGTAGCAACCCACACTTGGTCACCTACTTGACTGGCTTTTTCTACTACTCTCTCAATCATACTTTTCCCATGAATATCAGCCAAAGGCTTTCCTGGAAAACGAGTCGACGCATATCGCGCTGGAATAATTATTATCGATTTCATACCCTATCTCTTTTAAACTTTTGCACTATGGTGAAGGAGCATCAATATCACACTGAAGCGATCATTAAAAGGTTTCAAACCAAAATAGGCATAAAAAAAACCTCCTTCTCCACTTTCACAAAGTTACAATAAATCAAACGCAAAAGTTTATCCCCATCAAAATCCCATCCCCACAAAAGAGATAAATTCATACCCCCAAATCCCCACAAAATATAACGGTAGCTTAATTCACAACGTCAGTACACACCCCCTTACACTTGTCGTAGGATGCAAAATATCTCCCCACAACAAAAAAACTGTTGTCTTCCATCAACTCCCTACTTAACTATGACTTTAAAGCTACCAACTTCGGACCTAATCCGTCCCTAACCTATCTTTAATCCGTCCTTAATCCGTCCTTTGTCCATGGTTTAGCCATGCTTCGTCCATGGTTTGTCCATCGATTTCGGGGGTTTCGATGGCTGAACCATGGATCAATGATGGACGAATCATGGACAAAGGACGGATTAAGGACGGATTAAAGATAGGTTAGGGACGGATTAGGTCAGGGAAAGGTAGCAGGGAAGTACGATTGATATAGGTAGGATATGGCTGTCGGCAAGTGATTGATGTTTCGTTGATCATTCGTTAATGATTGATTTACAACAGGGGTAATCAGGGTTGAATTTTGTTTGATAAGGGGTGGGGAAATAGTTTGCTTGAATGCTTTTTGCTTTAAAAGAAAGGTAGTGACATATTGTCATATAATCAAATAATACATTAACTTTGTTGTTGAATAGAGGAGATATATCATCTTATTCTTTTCTAGGTTTTTACAAGAAAAAAGAATTAATAAAGCAAAACAATAGTAGTTCGCAATATGGTGAATATTCAAGAAGTAAAACAACGTTTTAAACTGATTGGTAATTCTGTTGGATTGAACCGAGCCATTGAAGTTGCATTGCAAGTAGCTCCCACCGACCTCTCTGTGTTAATTACAGGGGAAAGTGGAACAGGGAAAGAGTCGTTTCCACAAATTATTCATAATTACTCTCATCGTAAACATGGTAAGTATATTGCGGTAAACTGTGGAGCCATTCCTGA
It encodes:
- the kdsB gene encoding 3-deoxy-manno-octulosonate cytidylyltransferase, encoding MKSIIIIPARYASTRFPGKPLADIHGKSMIERVVEKASQVGDQVWVATDDDRIYKHVDNFGGNVVMTRSDHPSGTDRIAEALDLIEAKLSTSFDVVINIQGDEPFILPSQVEQLIRSFETERVDIATLANPIHEISTVEDMNQVKVIFSPLQRAIYFSRSPIPFVRGVDRSLWPEKVDFWGHIGMYGYRSDVLRKITKLAPSKLEQCESLEQLRWLENDYHIHVETTDHKGMGIDTPEDLLRALQEGEL